A window of the Acidimicrobiales bacterium genome harbors these coding sequences:
- a CDS encoding c-type cytochrome: MIPRSLRHIVVSAAVSAVALAACGGADSSADTPALTPAGEAGREVAKDAGCMSCHGGSGEGGVGPSWQGLAGSMRPLTDGTEVVADRAYLERAISDPGAEKVEGYAVAMPVAGLSPDQVSSIVDYLEELG, encoded by the coding sequence GTGATCCCACGATCGCTTCGACACATCGTCGTGAGTGCCGCGGTCTCGGCCGTGGCACTCGCCGCGTGTGGGGGTGCCGATTCGTCGGCCGACACTCCGGCACTGACACCGGCCGGCGAGGCCGGCCGCGAGGTGGCCAAGGACGCGGGCTGCATGAGCTGCCACGGCGGCAGCGGTGAAGGCGGTGTCGGGCCGAGCTGGCAGGGACTTGCCGGCTCGATGAGGCCGCTCACCGATGGCACCGAGGTCGTGGCCGATCGGGCGTATCTGGAGCGAGCGATCAGCGATCCCGGTGCCGAGAAGGTCGAGGGCTACGCTGTGGCGATGCCGGTCGCCGGACTGTCCCCCGACCAAGTGTCGTCGATCGTCGACTACCTCGAGGAGCTGGGATGA
- the hrpA gene encoding ATP-dependent RNA helicase HrpA: MTSGRTTPAAIEYPPELPISQRHDELLEIIGQHQVVVIAGETGSGKSTQLPKLCLELGRGIDGLIGHTQPRRLAARSIAERVASELGETVGQRVGYTVRFNDQVGPSTMVRLMTDGILLAEIQRDRSLSRYDTIIIDEAHERSLNIDFLLGYLRQLLPKRPDLKVIITSATIDTQRFSEHFDNAPIVEVSGRTYPVELRYRPLDPETDDGEVLDQPQAIGEAVKELQAAGDGDILVFCSGEREIRDAAEALTELELRNTEIVPLYARLSAAEQQRVFQPHRGRRVVLATNVAETSLTVPGIRYVVDAGFARISRFNRRTKVQRLPIEEISQASANQRAGRCGRLGPGICIRLYSEEDFDARPAFTEPEIQRTNLASVILQMAAIGLGDIEGFPFVDPPDARSIRDGIALLEELDAVRPGRQRSRKWLTPTGRKLARIPLDPRLARMILEADRNGALHEVMIITAGLSIQDPRERPRGPQQQAALELHNRFKDPSGDFVSYLHLWEYLSRERRERSSNQFRKMCRAEHLHYMRVREWSDVLSQLRRVARDLGLHVNHTAADTDQIHRSLLAGLLSQVAMKDPTGPEFRGARNAKLMIAPGSVFSRNSPKWIMAGELVETNRLWARVVARIEPEWLESVGDHLVKRTYADPWWDAERGSAVSTETVSLYGLPLVANRRVNWGRIDPVDARARLLLHALVRNEWDADHDFIEHNNDQIAEVIDLENRHRRHDLLVDEAARLAFFDTRVPADITTRRQFDKWWKRTRREQPTLLDYTQRDLIRPEAADLDDSGFPMVWHHGDIELNLSYAFDTGSAEDGTLVDIPVGLLHRLDPSVFEWNVPALRRELVVSLLRTLPRTLRKELVPIPAAADELFEHLDPTAGGLVDELVRVLATRRGLSVRATDFDWQRVPHHLRPWFRAHDDELVILAEGYDLGAVASLLEQRVRAELDDQRHPIECDGATDWIFGDLPTVIDTVGLGVSVDAFPTLVDQGDSVGVRLVSSADEQADEMWSGTRRLLRLRLPSPTKALDRLLSNEAKLALVVGPHGSINAWADDVATAAVDQLLLGAGGPAWTEAGFRSIEASARAGYSAALHAVASSGAAIAVLVRDVERALADLHGPVYEAGRNDIRRQLGGLVYPDHLTGLGAERLDDLARYLRAILVRIDRLREDPRRDQSLVARIAPIEQRADHLAATSGWSPELEAVIWGLQELRVSLFAQSIGTNGPVSEKRLKAQLANVG; the protein is encoded by the coding sequence ATGACATCCGGCCGTACCACTCCCGCGGCCATCGAGTACCCGCCGGAGCTACCAATCTCGCAGCGTCACGATGAGCTGCTCGAGATCATCGGGCAGCACCAGGTGGTGGTCATCGCCGGCGAGACCGGCTCGGGCAAGAGCACCCAGTTGCCAAAGCTGTGCCTCGAACTCGGGCGCGGCATCGACGGCCTGATCGGCCACACCCAACCCCGCCGCCTCGCCGCCCGGTCGATCGCCGAGCGGGTGGCGAGCGAGCTGGGCGAAACCGTCGGCCAGAGGGTGGGCTACACCGTCCGTTTCAACGACCAGGTCGGCCCGTCCACCATGGTCCGGCTGATGACCGACGGCATCCTGCTCGCCGAGATCCAGCGCGACCGCAGCCTCAGCCGATACGACACGATCATCATCGACGAGGCCCATGAGCGCAGCCTCAACATCGACTTCCTGCTCGGCTACCTTCGCCAACTGTTGCCGAAGCGACCCGACCTGAAGGTGATCATCACCTCGGCCACCATCGACACCCAGCGGTTCAGCGAACACTTCGACAACGCTCCCATCGTCGAGGTCTCGGGACGCACCTACCCGGTCGAGCTGCGCTACCGCCCCCTCGATCCCGAGACCGACGATGGCGAGGTACTCGACCAGCCCCAGGCGATCGGCGAGGCAGTCAAGGAACTCCAGGCCGCAGGCGACGGCGACATCCTCGTGTTCTGTTCGGGTGAGCGCGAGATTCGTGATGCCGCCGAGGCGTTGACCGAGTTGGAGTTGCGGAATACCGAGATCGTGCCCTTGTACGCTCGGCTCTCGGCCGCAGAGCAGCAGCGGGTCTTCCAACCGCACCGAGGGCGGCGTGTGGTGCTCGCCACCAATGTCGCCGAAACCTCACTCACCGTTCCCGGGATCCGCTACGTCGTCGATGCCGGCTTCGCCCGCATCTCCCGCTTCAACCGACGCACCAAGGTGCAACGTCTCCCCATCGAGGAGATCTCGCAGGCGTCGGCCAACCAACGCGCCGGCCGCTGCGGTCGTCTCGGGCCCGGTATCTGCATCCGGCTCTACTCCGAAGAGGACTTCGACGCACGCCCCGCCTTCACCGAACCCGAGATCCAGCGCACCAATCTTGCGTCGGTCATCTTGCAGATGGCGGCGATCGGTCTCGGTGACATCGAGGGGTTCCCGTTCGTCGATCCGCCCGACGCCCGCTCGATCCGCGACGGCATCGCCCTCCTCGAGGAACTCGATGCGGTCCGCCCCGGGCGGCAGCGCTCACGCAAGTGGCTGACTCCCACCGGCCGCAAGCTCGCACGCATCCCGCTCGATCCTCGCCTGGCCCGCATGATCCTGGAAGCCGATCGCAACGGGGCGCTGCACGAGGTGATGATCATCACCGCCGGCCTGTCGATCCAAGACCCTCGAGAACGGCCACGAGGCCCGCAGCAGCAAGCGGCCCTGGAGCTCCACAACCGGTTCAAGGATCCTTCCGGCGACTTCGTCTCTTACCTGCATCTTTGGGAATACCTGTCGCGCGAGCGCCGGGAACGATCGTCGAACCAGTTCCGCAAGATGTGTCGCGCCGAACACCTGCACTACATGCGGGTGCGGGAGTGGTCCGACGTCCTCAGCCAACTCCGGCGAGTTGCTCGCGACCTCGGACTGCACGTGAACCACACGGCCGCCGATACCGACCAGATCCATCGCTCACTCCTCGCCGGGCTGCTGTCGCAGGTGGCGATGAAGGACCCGACCGGTCCTGAATTCCGGGGCGCCCGCAACGCCAAGCTGATGATCGCCCCCGGCTCGGTCTTCTCCCGCAACTCCCCGAAGTGGATCATGGCCGGTGAGCTCGTCGAGACGAACCGGCTGTGGGCCCGGGTCGTCGCCCGGATCGAACCCGAGTGGTTGGAATCGGTCGGCGACCATCTCGTCAAGCGGACCTACGCCGACCCGTGGTGGGACGCCGAACGGGGTTCGGCCGTCTCGACCGAAACGGTGTCGCTCTACGGCCTCCCGCTGGTGGCCAACCGACGGGTCAACTGGGGTCGGATCGATCCGGTCGATGCTCGCGCCCGCCTGCTCCTCCATGCGCTGGTGCGCAACGAGTGGGACGCCGATCACGACTTCATCGAACACAACAACGATCAGATCGCCGAGGTCATCGACCTCGAGAATCGACACCGCCGCCACGACCTCCTGGTCGACGAGGCCGCACGCCTCGCGTTCTTCGACACCAGGGTGCCGGCCGACATCACCACTCGGCGCCAGTTCGACAAATGGTGGAAGCGGACGAGGCGGGAACAGCCGACGCTGCTCGACTACACACAGCGTGACCTGATCCGGCCCGAGGCAGCCGACCTCGACGACAGCGGCTTCCCGATGGTCTGGCACCACGGCGACATCGAGCTCAACCTCAGCTACGCGTTCGACACCGGCAGCGCCGAGGATGGCACGCTCGTCGACATCCCGGTCGGCCTTCTGCACCGCCTCGACCCTTCTGTCTTCGAGTGGAACGTGCCGGCGCTGCGGCGCGAGCTGGTGGTCAGCTTGTTGCGCACCCTGCCGCGAACGCTCCGCAAGGAACTGGTCCCTATTCCTGCGGCCGCCGACGAGCTCTTCGAACACCTCGACCCGACGGCGGGAGGGCTCGTCGACGAACTCGTGCGGGTGCTGGCCACACGACGCGGCCTCTCGGTGCGGGCCACCGACTTCGACTGGCAGCGGGTGCCCCACCATCTGCGACCGTGGTTCCGGGCCCACGATGACGAACTCGTGATTCTCGCCGAGGGCTACGACCTCGGGGCCGTCGCGTCGCTGCTCGAGCAGCGGGTCCGGGCCGAACTCGACGATCAGCGGCACCCCATCGAGTGCGACGGGGCCACCGACTGGATCTTCGGCGACCTTCCCACCGTGATCGACACCGTCGGTCTCGGCGTGAGCGTCGATGCCTTTCCCACGCTCGTCGACCAAGGCGACAGCGTGGGCGTGCGATTGGTCTCCTCAGCCGACGAACAAGCCGACGAGATGTGGTCCGGCACCCGCCGACTGCTCCGACTCCGCCTTCCCTCCCCCACCAAGGCGCTCGACCGTCTGCTCAGCAATGAAGCCAAACTGGCGCTCGTGGTCGGCCCCCATGGATCGATCAACGCCTGGGCCGACGACGTGGCAACCGCCGCCGTCGACCAACTCCTCCTCGGTGCCGGCGGACCGGCGTGGACCGAAGCCGGGTTTCGCTCCATCGAGGCATCGGCCCGAGCCGGCTACAGCGCAGCCCTCCACGCCGTGGCGTCGAGCGGGGCGGCGATCGCCGTGCTGGTCCGCGATGTCGAGCGCGCCCTCGCCGACCTCCACGGACCAGTCTATGAGGCCGGGCGAAACGACATCCGCCGCCAACTCGGTGGCCTCGTCTACCCGGACCACCTGACGGGCCTGGGCGCCGAGCGGCTCGACGACCTCGCCCGCTACCTTCGGGCCATCCTGGTCCGCATCGACCGCCTACGTGAGGATCCTCGGCGCGACCAATCCCTCGTCGCCCGCATTGCCCCGATCGAGCAACGAGCCGACCACTTGGCCGCCACCTCCGGGTGGTCACCCGAACTCGAAGCCGTCATCTGGGGCCTGCAGGAACTCCGGGTCTCGCTGTTCGCCCAGAGCATCGGCACCAACGGACCGGTGTCGGAGAAGCGGCTCAAAGCTCAGCTCGCCAACGTCGGCTGA
- a CDS encoding SCO family protein — protein sequence MIRRRIRTLGVLVVTLVVAAGCGGSSEAVFSGSRRDPAPTVDAVALPSVAPGQDPSSFSFRADDGSVLLVYFGYTSCPDVCPTTLADIAAARASLGDDGDRVQLAMATVDPGRDTDEVLSAYVNGFVPGAVALRTEDDTQLQAAADLFGVFYEVSTTDDGVIEVLHTGTLFGVDDAGTLLASWPFGTTPTDLTNDLDILLKDA from the coding sequence ATGATCCGACGTCGAATTCGTACGCTCGGCGTATTGGTCGTCACCCTCGTTGTGGCAGCCGGATGCGGTGGCTCGAGCGAGGCGGTGTTCTCTGGCAGCCGACGAGACCCTGCCCCGACGGTCGACGCCGTGGCGCTGCCGTCGGTCGCTCCGGGTCAGGACCCGTCGTCCTTCTCCTTCCGCGCCGACGACGGCAGTGTGCTCCTGGTCTACTTCGGCTACACCTCGTGTCCCGACGTCTGTCCGACGACGTTGGCCGACATTGCGGCGGCTCGGGCCTCCCTCGGCGACGACGGTGACCGGGTGCAGCTGGCGATGGCCACCGTCGACCCGGGGCGTGACACCGACGAGGTGCTGTCGGCCTACGTGAACGGATTCGTCCCCGGCGCGGTTGCGCTGCGCACCGAAGACGACACCCAACTCCAGGCCGCAGCCGATCTGTTCGGTGTGTTCTACGAGGTGAGCACGACCGACGACGGAGTCATCGAGGTCCTGCACACCGGCACCCTGTTCGGGGTCGACGATGCCGGGACCCTGTTGGCATCATGGCCGTTCGGGACCACACCCACCGACCTCACCAACGACCTCGACATCCTTCTGAAGGACGCCTGA
- a CDS encoding copper chaperone PCu(A)C gives MTVRAFASRPFRALLIPGVAAALALSACGSSDSAGSADASEGAATPAEGIAVTGQWARTSPMSATAGAAYMTITSATDDALVGASVDATIAGDVQIHETTMVDPSELEDDSMSDDAMSDDSMDEESMDHESMSDDSSSDDSSSADSSTDMGVMQMREVGTIALPAGEAVALEPGGYHIMMLDLPAPLETGQTFEITLDFETADDMVVTVEVRDDAPAS, from the coding sequence ATGACTGTCCGCGCCTTCGCGTCTCGCCCATTCCGAGCCCTGTTGATCCCCGGTGTTGCTGCCGCCCTCGCCCTGTCGGCGTGCGGTTCGAGCGACAGCGCCGGTTCGGCCGACGCCAGTGAAGGAGCGGCCACTCCCGCCGAGGGCATCGCCGTCACGGGTCAGTGGGCACGCACCAGCCCGATGTCGGCCACGGCCGGCGCTGCCTACATGACCATCACCTCGGCCACCGACGACGCTCTGGTTGGCGCGTCGGTCGATGCCACCATCGCCGGCGATGTGCAGATCCACGAGACCACGATGGTCGACCCGTCGGAGCTCGAGGACGACTCGATGAGCGACGACGCCATGAGCGATGACTCGATGGACGAGGAGTCCATGGACCACGAGTCGATGAGCGATGACTCCTCGAGTGATGACTCCTCGAGCGCTGACTCCTCGACCGACATGGGGGTCATGCAGATGCGAGAAGTAGGGACGATTGCGCTGCCCGCCGGCGAGGCCGTCGCCCTCGAACCCGGCGGCTACCACATCATGATGCTCGACCTCCCGGCGCCGCTCGAGACCGGCCAGACGTTCGAGATCACGCTCGATTTCGAGACGGCTGACGACATGGTCGTGACCGTCGAGGTGCGTGACGACGCACCGGCTTCGTGA
- a CDS encoding CoA transferase, producing MTADTRSTDAGPLAGTLVIDLTRVLSGPYCTMMLADLGARVIKVERPEVGDDARHIGPFTDQGSAYFESINRGKESIELDLSDADDRAFFDQLLDAADVVVENFRPGAFDRLGYDWETLHRRWPSLILASVSGFGHSGPLKEQPAYDMIVQAMGGVMSITGEPGGNPTRVGTSIGDICAGMFTATSIIAALHQRTSTGIGARVDVAMLDAQVALLENAIARYTTSGVVPGPIGSRHPSITPFGAFATKEGSVVIAAGNDGLFATLAEAIGAPELAADPRFATNDDRCTNEPLLRPLIEQALASAPATEWVERLSAAGLPTSLVHNVEQVLHHPQTVARNMALVIDGTDGQLVAGNPMKISTLAERSVAPRSPVLGQHGEAIRAEFAPTEEPTAG from the coding sequence GTGACTGCCGATACCCGTTCCACCGACGCCGGCCCGCTGGCCGGCACCCTCGTCATCGACCTCACTCGCGTGTTGTCGGGTCCCTACTGCACGATGATGCTCGCCGATCTCGGCGCTCGGGTGATCAAGGTCGAGCGGCCCGAGGTGGGTGACGACGCTCGACACATCGGTCCGTTCACCGATCAGGGGTCGGCGTACTTCGAATCCATCAACCGAGGCAAGGAGTCGATCGAACTCGACTTGAGCGATGCCGACGACCGCGCGTTCTTCGACCAACTCCTCGATGCCGCCGACGTCGTGGTCGAGAACTTCCGGCCCGGCGCGTTCGATCGACTCGGCTACGACTGGGAGACGCTCCATCGACGCTGGCCCTCACTGATTCTTGCGTCCGTGTCGGGCTTCGGTCACAGCGGGCCCCTGAAGGAGCAGCCGGCCTACGACATGATCGTGCAGGCCATGGGCGGCGTCATGAGTATCACCGGTGAACCGGGCGGCAACCCCACGCGGGTCGGCACGTCGATCGGCGACATCTGCGCCGGCATGTTCACTGCCACCTCGATCATCGCTGCCCTCCATCAGCGCACCTCCACCGGTATCGGCGCTCGCGTCGACGTCGCCATGCTCGATGCCCAGGTGGCACTGCTCGAGAACGCCATCGCTCGGTACACCACCAGCGGCGTCGTGCCCGGTCCGATCGGTTCCCGGCATCCGTCCATCACACCCTTCGGAGCGTTCGCCACCAAGGAGGGATCGGTGGTGATCGCCGCCGGCAACGACGGGCTCTTCGCCACGTTGGCCGAGGCGATCGGCGCACCCGAGCTGGCAGCGGATCCCCGCTTTGCCACCAACGACGATCGGTGCACCAACGAACCCCTTCTCCGACCGCTGATCGAGCAGGCCTTGGCCTCCGCACCGGCCACCGAGTGGGTCGAGCGACTCTCGGCCGCCGGCCTCCCCACCTCGCTCGTCCACAACGTCGAGCAGGTGCTCCATCACCCGCAGACCGTCGCCCGCAACATGGCACTCGTCATCGACGGCACCGACGGCCAACTCGTCGCCGGCAATCCGATGAAGATCTCGACGTTGGCCGAACGCTCGGTCGCCCCCCGATCACCAGTCCTCGGCCAACACGGCGAGGCGATTCGGGCCGAGTTCGCGCCGACCGAGGAGCCCACCGCGGGGTGA